Sequence from the Meles meles chromosome 10, mMelMel3.1 paternal haplotype, whole genome shotgun sequence genome:
tttctaGAAACCAAACATATGAAACACTGGCTAAACACTTCCCAAGTAATAAATTCAGGATAAGAACACcagtatattattaaaattttttttttttacttgatctTCTTTATTTAGTTGTCAAGTGAGTAAAACAAATGGGAATTTATGATCCATTTCTGTATGTTAGAATTTTAACACATCATTTGGAACATATATCCTCTAAAATTTTATGACAGGACAGTATTGGCCTCTTGAGgtgaaaggaaatagaaagaaactTGTGCTTTTTCTGTATATGTGGAATGCAGTTCAGGGGAGTTGGAAGCATCTGACCTTTAGGACCAAGGAATGCAGTAATTACAAGAACAAGCCTCATAGCCAGCCAGATCTCAGGATgtgtcctggttctgccacttaatGCTTCTGTGAACTTGGGAGAGTCACTGACTCTCTTTGAGCCTAAATGTCCTCACCGACAGATTGGAAATAATACCTACATCATAAGGTCAATGTGCAGAGTAAGTGTGAAAATGTTAAGTCTTTGGCAGAATGCCTAGAACACATACGTAGCACTCACTAAATATTAACTATGTTACTAAAACTACTTTATTGATGAGGATCTTGTTGTACACTGTGAACATTAGCACTATGATTACCAGCCCAGAGTCATGCTGGAGAGCCTTGACTGGTTTTATAACACCAAGTTCTTATTCTGAGGCCTTAATAAACATTTGCTAAACAGGTTCAAGTAAGTTTTGCAGAGCAAGGTTGCATTAACACCTTCGATTGAATTATCAAACTGCTTTTGTAAATACAAGAAATTTTAAGATGCATAGTTTTTATTAACAGAGTCTGatgcctttctcttcttcccccttcagttcAACACCTAATATATAAAGATTGCTCTGACTACTACGCAATAGGCAAAAGAAGCAGTGAGATCTACAGAGTTACACCAGATCCCAAAAACAGTAGCTTCGAAGTTTTCTGTGACATGGAGACAATGGGGGGAGGCTGGACTGTGCTGCAGGCCCGTCTCGACGGAAGTACCAACTTCACCAGAATGTGGCGAGACTACAAAGTAGGTTTTGGCAATCTCCGAAGAGAATTTTGGCTGGGGAACGATAAAATTCACCTTTTGACCAAGAGTAAGGATATGATTCTAAGAATAGATCTCGAAGACTTTAATGGCGTCAAGCTCTATGCCTTATATGATCAGTTTTATGTGGCCAATGAGTTTCTCAGATACCGTTTACACGTCGGTAACTATAATGGCACAGCTGGAGATGCCTTACATTTCAGTAAACATTACAACCATGATCTGAAGTTCTTCACTACCCCAGATAGGGACAATGATCGATATCCCTCTGGGAACTGTGGGCTCTATTACAGTTCAGGCTGGTGGTTTGATGCATGTCTTTCTGCAAACTTAAATGGCAAATATTATCACCAAAAATACAGAGGTGTCCGTAATGggattttctggggcacctggcctgGGATAAGTGAGGCACAGCCTGGTGGCTACAAGTCCTCCTTCAAAGAGGCCAAAATGATGATTAGACCAAAGCACTTTAAACCATAAATCACTAATGCTCATTTCTCTCAGTATTCATTACCTAACAGGGTAATTAattctttcagcactttggaaTGTATTTCATACTCCTTTTCTATGACTAAAAATTTATCTCTAAGCAGTGGGTTCTTATGCTACACAGctttaaaataaagctaaaaaaaatacattttaaaggagTTCTTTGTTGCTGTTACACTGTTATCCACATGAATACTTGCAAAAGCAAGTGGGATTATTGAGAATTACACGAGTAgatttatgatttttcttaatttctatagTTGAAAAGTTTTCTATTTACTTGTATTACTCACTATAATTATGAAATCATTGTTTATTTAGCAGGCTGAATTCTTACACAAGTAATCTGAATTTTTATTATGACTTAGAGACATTTAAAGGTAGATCACTCTTTTTAGGCTGTCCTCAGTGATTGGGTATTTCTTTGTCTCTGAATACCCTAATCCTCATTCTGAGATAAACTTTCTCAACTTACGACATTTACTTTGGTTCAGGAAGACCCTACAGCATTTTGGTTCTCAGATGAAgggatggagatatatatatatatatatatatacatatatatatatatatacatacatatatataaaacctgCCCAGGTATTATTtgtgaaatgtaaaatatttgtcatttaaaatattttaaaagtggtaGAATGATGTCACTCCTAAAAGCATTCAGAAAATTCAACCATAAAGACCCTGGTTTAAAGGTAATTAATTCACAGTTAATAACGCTTTAGGTGTTGCATGGTGAAAACTgctttaatataaaaattcacTTCCTTTGCTCTGTATGCACAAtggtttttaatttaagattGTTCACTACTGTGCGTGACTACTGGTAGGCTTTCTTTTGGAAGGATAGGTATGGGTGGGGAATAAGGCATGTATTTATAGACTAGAATATTCTGAAGGCCAAAGCATTCATATCCAAAGCAATAATTTTATTAAGTGATTCACTTCATTAAAGCTAAGTTTTATAGGacatataaaatttgaaatatatagtactttaaatattatgtattttaatcaTAACTCTGGtgtattgcttattttttttagaaatttaaatacaagtgtttatttttttaaccaaactAAAATATCTGAAACTTTTATAATTCACCAATTCTGGAGTGTAGGTATCATTTTTAACTACAAAAGTAGTGTGTTAAATTTCATCACCGTAAAAAACGATCATTTCAGAGAGAACAGTAGAATCCtgttgaacatttaaaaaatactctagaataaaatttgtataaaataatgtatatgagTCATAGAAATATAATCtttaatttctagtttttttctacTGCCATAACCAAGGTTTCAAAATAAACTCATGAAGATGCAACTTTACTCCTTTGAAAATGATTAAGGAGGATAGTTGCTTTAGGTAACAAATTAACTTTTTCAAATATTGCCCTCTACAGAAAATTCTAACTAAAGAGAAGcacaatattcttttaaaaaatatatgtatgacaTACAAAGTTTTCAGGTATAGATGATAAAAATTAGGTTATTATGAACACTATTAAAATGTTAAAGCAAGATAAATGCAGATAGAATTATGAgaccaaaatgtaaaatatcattGTAGATTTCAAAGACTTCATATCTACTCAATAgtttaataaatgtaaatgtcaCTGATTTactcttcattctctcttttaaaaaagattacacagatttttatattatacaatgtatttatttcagataagaagattttcatttactatatataattattaatatgtgtAGGTTTAAGTAAATTTCTGTGATCAAAAACTGACTAATGAGGCCAGATCCTATCCTCTAAAACTTCTATTTCtcacaatgaaaaaaagaaaaaaaaatggactcttcacgaaataatatttcaaaagaaaagtaGTAGCTCATACAGTGAGTGTCCATCAACTTAATGGGAACAGGGTATCATTTCAGGAGATTTGACAAATAATTCATTAATCCATGTAAATACTCAAAAGCTTGTCCTCTTATTTTTCCACCTTATTTCAAAggatcaaattttattttccattaacTTTTATGGTATTTTCCTAATAAAAAGTTTTATGACATAGAAATTCCTTtttggaatcattttttttttcatttcatgtcTTTTATAGAATGTATATTATACTTTGATCATCTTTAACATGTTGATGAAAATAGATTATATCTGAGAGTCTTTTGCCTTAACTATTCACTAATATATGTAAATGTTCATAAATGTGGATTATTAACAAATATTTCAGTCTTTGTTCCATTTTAAATGCTAATATTTATCTTaattaagactttatttctaaGCTTTATCATTCTTTGAAAATGTTGACTAAAATTCGTCCTTAGAAATTCCAAGTGAAACTAATTCACTCATTGctgagaagaaaaatcaaatttttctTATAAACAGTAATGCTTCAAATGAACTAATGACATATCtgtccagtaaaaaaaaaagcttaggtATACAAAGTATGAAAGATATCCTAGAAACAAAATTTTCTGGTCCTTATTTTTGAATGGTTACTCAAGGAAAGgttttaaaagtaaaagtgaTGGGTAATGTCATCATGATAAGCTtttgtttataattctttttttttatgtaaaagtAGGCTAATGTCTTTAACAATCctgtaaaataaaagatttaatcttcacaattgtttatttttgcaatgTGGAAACATTAAATATTACtgtttgtaaaataatatttatatatttactcttGTCTGAAAAGTTGCATAGTGTTCACCTAATTAGACTTTACTTTTGACTCTATAAAGATTTTAACGAGTGTTCTTTCATTAACAGGAAGACAGGCAAATACAGGAACACCATTCTCTTATTTCCCTCCATAACACTGTTGACACATTGGAAATCAGAaagtttcagtttccttttgtAGCATTCAGCTCCATCTTTTTCCATCATTAGCGTTGCTGCGCTGGCTCAGCCCTTATCAACTCCTTTGGATAATGCAAACGCTCTCTCACAGTGACGCATGCCCCCAGTTTCAATCTGTtgcaaaataccctccatttcaCTGTCAGAGGGACTATTCAGAAATACAATTCTGATCATATTATTCCAGCAACCCctcatttccttttgtataaAAATCCAGCAAATAAGCCCCTTGGTGGATTGGTCTCTGCCTCCCCTTTCACTGTCCTTTCTGCTACTATGTAGACTCCTGCCACACTGAATGCCTTGCTGTTCTCGACCATTCCCCATGTTCTCGGCGTTTTTTGCTATTTGGGATATACTGTTCCCTTGGTCTAGATAGAATGCCATGCTCAACCCCAGCTGAGTTTTGTCCTGTCGCTCATGATTAAGAACAAGGGACTCAGGAGCTGGACTTGCTAGATTTGAATTTCAGCTCCACCCTTTGTAAGCTGTGTGATCACAAGCAAAGACTGTCCCTTGGTTCTTTCAGTTTTACAATGGAAAACAGTAGAATCTTcctggggcgggtggggggtggggaggggtgggggaactGCCTGATACAGTtatgagaggattaaatgagataatatacatGAAACACCTAGAACGTGTGTGTGCACTCCCCTGGGTGCACGTGCACCTGCGTGTGTGTTTATCTTCATCATCCAAAATAATTACCTGTTTGGGGCAGTCTGTTCTGATAACATTAGGAGGGGGTTGGTAACTCTCTCCTTGGGTCCTATACCAGCCTATatattccttttatatatataacattttcaacAAGGGTTCTACCTTGATAGCAATCTGTTTGGCTAGGATGTAGAGCTAATTTGAGACAGTGTTGTTATTCAACATGTTCATGAGTGTGTTACTACAGATGAAGAGCTGTAGCCTGAAGAAGCTGGAGTTACAACTGGGGAAGAAGCAGATACTGTCAAATGGGAGGATTTGGGAAATTGTGAATGTGGGCAAATACAAGTGAGAAGTGGTTGAAGCCGGGGGAAATATGGCAAGAGAGGATGTATGATGGATTGGGTACATACACCGACAAGCCTTTAAAGGGATTCCGGGAACATGCCGGTGGACACATGTCACGCAGAAGGGTAAGGCAATACCAGAACAGACAACATTTGGTCTATCTGTGttcctaaagaaaaaaaggttttttttcatACTTATACCATAttgtaattttgaaattaattttaattatacagaATCCATGAAtgctttagttaaaaaaaaaaaatcagaattagacTAAAGACTCCTTTGCAAACTACCTTCAATTCCAAGGTAACAGGGCAGAGGTGGCTGAGTCCAAACTGATTTCACTCTAGGTCTTGCCAAAATGCGATGTCTACTGAATCATATCTGtgccagttttcttttgtttattgacTGGGAAGAGTTGGAAGTGAGAATAGAAATGAGGAAAATTGGGTTTACTTCGGAGAATTTAGTCCCCTGAATACCCATACATTCCTGAGCCTCCTTTGCTCTTTATagtggcccctcccccacagtgaGAAGTCTCCTCTTGGCCAGAATATGGTGTTGCTTTCTTTTCTGAGGGAGAAGTCTTAATTGTCCCTTTAGGCTCCTTTAGCCCACTCCTTGGCCTCTCCAGACCTGTAACCAGGGCATGCTCTCATGTCAATTGTGAAGTCAAATTGGAGGAGAAGCTTTTACACAAATTTGCTAATTTTTATCAGTAGAAAAGGAAGACATGTGGGGACAGATTTTGAGGTTGCttgatgaaaggagaaaaaacagaCTTTCAAATGTGACTGAATCTATTGATATGGGTATATTTACCAGAATTTCTGGTTTCAATGGGCTAGCTTGAGCAGATATGTTTGGTTCGAATAGTTTTGATCAGTTAACACAAACCTAGTTTCAACAGCAGCTTCATGTTAACTAAAATTAAGAAGCCAGAAATGCCTTGGAATTAAAGGACTTAAGGAGATAGAAATGTTAGAGTGGATTCAGGTGTAATTCATTCAAAAACTATTCACTGAGTGTATACCATGTGCTAGACAGTCTTCAAGAAAGCCAGAGATATATTAGTTATCAAGAACCCTATACTCAGGGAGATTGTATCTTAT
This genomic interval carries:
- the FGL2 gene encoding fibroleukin is translated as MKPASWCWLSWAVLAAFSLLVAANNETEEIKDERARDACPMRLESRGKCEEGGECPYQVSLPPLMIQLPRQFSRIEEVFKEVQNLKEMVNTLKKSCQDCKLQADDSRAPGRNGLLSPSPGSLGDADDNRVQELESEVNKLSSDLKNAKEEIDLLQGRLEKLNLVNMNNIESYVDSKVANLTSVVNSLDGKCSSKCPIQEEIQSRPVQHLIYKDCSDYYAIGKRSSEIYRVTPDPKNSSFEVFCDMETMGGGWTVLQARLDGSTNFTRMWRDYKVGFGNLRREFWLGNDKIHLLTKSKDMILRIDLEDFNGVKLYALYDQFYVANEFLRYRLHVGNYNGTAGDALHFSKHYNHDLKFFTTPDRDNDRYPSGNCGLYYSSGWWFDACLSANLNGKYYHQKYRGVRNGIFWGTWPGISEAQPGGYKSSFKEAKMMIRPKHFKP